Within the Dechloromonas denitrificans genome, the region ACAGGGGGTCCCATCCTTCGCGTAAAAGAAAAGCACGATGTGCTTTTGTCCCTGAAAGTTCGCCAGATCGATAGTCTCCATATCGGCATCGGGCAACAAAAACGTCGGGGCTCGCTCGCCAACCTTGAGCAGCATGTTGTTCTCCTGAAGCGCTCTGCGTGAGGGACTGCTGCGAACGATTCTAGCGGAGCCGCCTACTGCGGTCGACGCCTTTATTTCACTTATTTTCCAGGAACTTTTTCCGGGATTTGAACGAAGGTTTCATCCTGCTTGACCATGCCCAATTCGAAACGGGCACGCTCTTCGATCGCCTCGTAACCTTGCTTCAGGTCGCGAACTTCGGCATCGAGACCGGCATTCCTGATTTCCAGCTTCTTGGTTACTTCCTTCTGTTGCTGCAATTGACGGTCGTACTCCCAAACCTTCAGCCAGCCGCCCTTACCCACCCAGAGGGGGTACTGGAGCAGGCCAATGGCTGCAAGGAGGCCGACCGTCAGCCAGCGCATAAACCTTAACGCAGGTTGTAGAAGGTTTCGCGGCCCGGGTAGGAAGAGGTATCGCCGAGATCTTCCTCAATGCGCAGCAGCTGGTTGTACTTGGCGATACGGTCGGAACGCGACAGCGAACCGGTCTTGATCTGACCGGCGTTCAGGCCGACGGCGATGTCGGCGATGGTGCTGTCTTCGGTTTCGCCGGAACGATGCGAGATCACTGCGGTGTAACCGGCGCGCTTGGCCATCTCGACGGCGGCAAAGGTTTCGGACAAGGTGCCGATCTGGTTGATCTTGATCAGGATGGAATTGCCGATACCCTGCTTGATGCCTTCCTTGAAGATCTTGGTGTTGGTAACGAACACGTCGTCGCCAACGATCTGCACGGTCTTGCCCAGACGATCGGTGAGCAGCTTCCAGCCATCCCAGTCGGCTTCCGACATGCCGTCTTCGATCGAAACGATCGGGAACTGGTCGGCCAGATTGGCCAGATAGTCGGTGAACTGGGCGGAGGTCAGTTGCAGGCCCTCACCGGCCAGGTGGTACTTGCCATCCTTGTAGAATTCGGAAGCGGCACAATCCAGCGCCAGCAGCACATCCTGACCCGGCACGTAACCGGCGGCCTCGATGGCTTGCATGATGATCTGCAGCGCTTCGGCGTGGCTACCCAGATTCGGGGCAAAGCCGCCTTCGTCGCCGACGGCGGTCGAATGACCTTTCTTGTCGAGCAACTTCTTCAGCGAATGGAAAATTTCGGCGCCACAACGCAGGGCTTCGCGGAAATTGACCGCGCCGACCGGCATGATCATGAATTCCTGGATATCCAGGCTATTGTTGGCGTGCTCGCCGCCATTGATGATGTTCATCATCGGCACCGGCATCTGCATCGGGCTCATGCCGCCGAAATAGCGGTAGAGCGGCAGGCCGGACTCTTCGGCAGC harbors:
- the ftsB gene encoding cell division protein FtsB; the protein is MRWLTVGLLAAIGLLQYPLWVGKGGWLKVWEYDRQLQQQKEVTKKLEIRNAGLDAEVRDLKQGYEAIEERARFELGMVKQDETFVQIPEKVPGK
- the eno gene encoding phosphopyruvate hydratase, which produces MSSIVDVVAREILDSRGNPTVEADVLLESGVMGRAAVPSGASTGSREAIELRDGDASRYLGKGVMQAVENINTEISEAIIGLDAQEQAFIDQTMIDLDGTDNKSRLGANAILAVSMAVAKAAAEESGLPLYRYFGGMSPMQMPVPMMNIINGGEHANNSLDIQEFMIMPVGAVNFREALRCGAEIFHSLKKLLDKKGHSTAVGDEGGFAPNLGSHAEALQIIMQAIEAAGYVPGQDVLLALDCAASEFYKDGKYHLAGEGLQLTSAQFTDYLANLADQFPIVSIEDGMSEADWDGWKLLTDRLGKTVQIVGDDVFVTNTKIFKEGIKQGIGNSILIKINQIGTLSETFAAVEMAKRAGYTAVISHRSGETEDSTIADIAVGLNAGQIKTGSLSRSDRIAKYNQLLRIEEDLGDTSSYPGRETFYNLR